A genomic segment from Acidobacteriota bacterium encodes:
- the fmt gene encoding methionyl-tRNA formyltransferase, which produces MSAQPSFERIAFFGTPEFAVPSLAALDSAGRRPIVVVSQPARRAGRGNRLVEPPVARWAQAHGVDLLQPTAVRSDEFLGRLGAMELDLAVVAAYGKIFPRGLLELPSWGCLNVHASLLPSWRGASPIQAAIAAGETVTGVTTMFMEEGLDTGPILLREEVTIGPLETAGELAPRLAATGGRLLVHTLDGLEAGDVEPRPQCEAAASYAPMLRPEDGVVDWDREAGEIVCRVRAYEPWPGSRTSLRGEAIRIAAARPVASFAGPDRGNGRDRPGAFLGCREVEGIGRAAVVRCGGSSALALDRVQRPGRRPVSGVDLANGLRLTVGERFGARA; this is translated from the coding sequence ATGTCCGCCCAGCCGAGCTTCGAGAGGATCGCTTTCTTCGGCACGCCGGAGTTCGCGGTGCCGTCGCTCGCCGCTCTGGACTCGGCCGGCCGGCGTCCGATCGTCGTCGTCAGCCAGCCTGCGCGGCGCGCGGGCCGGGGAAACCGGCTGGTCGAACCGCCCGTTGCCCGTTGGGCGCAGGCGCACGGCGTCGACCTGCTGCAGCCGACGGCGGTGCGGAGTGACGAGTTTCTCGGTCGGCTCGGCGCCATGGAACTCGACCTTGCGGTGGTCGCCGCCTACGGAAAGATCTTCCCCCGCGGCCTGCTCGAGCTGCCGTCCTGGGGCTGCCTGAACGTCCACGCATCCCTGCTGCCGTCCTGGCGCGGCGCCTCGCCGATCCAGGCCGCGATCGCCGCCGGCGAAACAGTCACGGGAGTGACCACGATGTTCATGGAGGAAGGCCTCGACACGGGGCCGATTCTGCTGCGCGAAGAGGTGACGATCGGTCCGCTCGAGACAGCCGGCGAGTTGGCGCCACGGCTCGCAGCGACCGGCGGCCGGCTTCTCGTCCATACCCTGGACGGCCTGGAAGCCGGCGATGTCGAACCCCGGCCGCAGTGCGAGGCGGCGGCGAGCTACGCGCCGATGCTCCGGCCGGAGGACGGCGTCGTGGATTGGGACCGGGAAGCCGGCGAGATCGTCTGCCGGGTGCGTGCCTATGAGCCGTGGCCGGGATCCCGCACGTCGCTGCGGGGCGAGGCGATACGGATCGCTGCGGCGCGGCCCGTCGCCTCGTTTGCGGGTCCGGACCGGGGCAACGGTCGGGATCGGCCGGGCGCGTTCCTGGGTTGTCGAGAGGTAGAGGGCATCGGCCGGGCGGCGGTCGTGCGTTGCGGCGGTTCGTCGGCCCTGGCGCTTGATCGCGTGCAGCGGCCAGGCCGCCGTCCGGTCAGTGGCGTCGACCTGGCGAACGGCCTGCGTTTGACGGTCGGCGAACGCTTCGGGGCGCGGGCGTGA
- a CDS encoding HU family DNA-binding protein, which yields MAGKADIVDAVAEGAGLSKKQAADAVQSLIDSISSHLQKGDRVQIPGLGSFSVSHRAARAGRNPKTGESLMIAASNGVRFKVSRPLKDALN from the coding sequence ATGGCCGGAAAGGCAGACATCGTAGACGCCGTCGCCGAGGGCGCGGGTCTCAGCAAGAAGCAGGCGGCGGATGCCGTCCAGTCCCTGATTGACAGCATCTCGAGCCATCTGCAGAAGGGCGATCGCGTGCAGATTCCGGGCCTCGGGAGTTTCTCCGTGTCCCACCGCGCCGCTCGCGCCGGGCGCAACCCGAAGACGGGCGAGTCGCTCATGATCGCGGCCAGCAACGGCGTTCGGTTCAAGGTCAGCCGTCCGCTGAAGGACGCGCTCAACTAA
- a CDS encoding TIGR04283 family arsenosugar biosynthesis glycosyltransferase, producing MRLAIVMPVLEEAARVRTAIAAARAHCDDLIVVDGGSRDRTAELASAAGARVETVPRAGRGLQLRTGASRAIRAGADVLLFLHADTRLPPTARAGIERAVDSGAAGGGFLIDFEAAPPLLRRGRVLIDIRTRWLRTPLGDQAQFATTAAYLACGGFSDLPILEDLDFIGRLRRQGPISVVEQRATTSSRRFAERGVVRTVVTNWLIWSLFAAGVKPARLAGLYPLVR from the coding sequence ATGCGCCTCGCGATCGTCATGCCGGTGCTCGAAGAAGCGGCGCGGGTCCGGACCGCCATCGCCGCGGCGCGGGCCCACTGCGACGATCTCATCGTGGTCGACGGCGGCAGCCGGGATCGCACCGCGGAACTGGCCTCCGCCGCGGGCGCCCGGGTCGAGACCGTGCCGCGCGCCGGGCGCGGACTCCAACTGCGAACCGGCGCCAGCCGGGCAATCCGGGCCGGAGCCGACGTGCTGCTGTTCCTCCACGCCGACACGCGGCTGCCGCCGACCGCGCGAGCCGGGATAGAACGCGCGGTGGACTCCGGCGCGGCAGGCGGGGGCTTCCTGATCGACTTCGAAGCGGCACCGCCGCTGCTACGGCGGGGCCGGGTCCTGATCGACATCCGAACCCGCTGGCTGCGTACCCCGCTCGGCGACCAGGCTCAGTTCGCTACGACAGCCGCGTACCTCGCCTGCGGCGGTTTCTCCGACCTGCCGATCCTCGAGGATCTCGACTTCATCGGCCGCCTCCGCCGACAGGGACCGATCTCGGTCGTGGAGCAACGCGCGACCACTTCATCCCGACGCTTCGCCGAGCGAGGCGTCGTTCGGACCGTGGTGACGAACTGGCTGATCTGGTCGCTGTTCGCCGCCGGCGTCAAACCGGCACGGCTGGCGGGCCTCTACCCCCTGGTGCGCTAG
- the moaC gene encoding cyclic pyranopterin monophosphate synthase MoaC, translating to MSAETFSHLDRGGRAAMVDVSAKEVTRRVAEASCRVLLSAQTVERLENLPKGDAVTVARIAGVQAAKGTATWIPLAHPLALDQVEVEIEPAEGGVTIRSRVVATARTGAEMEALTACAAAALALYDMVKSVERGAVITDLLLEAKSGGLRGDYRRGSGS from the coding sequence ATGAGTGCCGAGACTTTCAGCCACCTCGACCGCGGAGGGCGGGCTGCCATGGTCGACGTCTCCGCCAAGGAAGTGACGCGGCGTGTGGCCGAGGCGTCCTGCCGTGTACTGCTGTCGGCACAGACGGTCGAGCGGCTGGAGAATCTGCCCAAGGGCGACGCCGTGACCGTGGCCCGGATCGCTGGCGTTCAGGCCGCGAAGGGCACGGCGACCTGGATTCCCCTGGCCCATCCTCTGGCGCTCGATCAGGTCGAGGTGGAGATCGAACCCGCGGAGGGCGGCGTCACGATCCGTAGCCGGGTCGTTGCGACGGCTCGCACGGGCGCCGAGATGGAGGCTCTTACGGCGTGCGCCGCGGCGGCTCTCGCCCTCTACGACATGGTCAAGTCGGTCGAACGCGGCGCGGTCATCACGGATCTTCTTCTCGAAGCGAAGAGCGGGGGCCTGCGCGGCGACTACCGTCGCGGGTCTGGCTCCTAG
- a CDS encoding DUF1343 domain-containing protein — protein sequence MPILSGLDRLLDDAGRIKGRRYALLCHQASLSLRGVHAHVALDAVQPAVTLLGPEHGFYGVEQDMVASADERDPWTGRPVVSLYGGEAGSLQPRPGVFEGCDLVVIDLQDVGARYYTFAATAVWAAEAALLAGCEVWILDRPNPLGGLEVEGNLLDLDFTSFVGAFRMPQRHGLTLAELLLLEGRRRGWNSGSLTVFKVEGWRRRQAWRDVGWPWTAPSPNMPTPETAHLYPGLCLFEATTISEGRGTTRPFQLLGVPGAAAPALAGRCGERLAAAGLAGVSVVPAMFRPQFQKHAGSVCAGVELRLEDAGLLRPVRLGFELLLAFRDVLGTDFGWRREPYEFVADTPAVDLLAGTDRFRTGLDDGDEIEGWYASWEEDQREFRAECDSVLLYS from the coding sequence ATGCCGATCCTGTCCGGCCTCGACCGCCTGCTCGACGACGCCGGCCGCATCAAGGGCCGGCGCTACGCGCTTCTGTGCCACCAGGCCTCGCTGAGTCTGCGCGGCGTCCACGCTCATGTCGCGCTGGACGCGGTGCAGCCGGCGGTCACGCTCCTGGGACCCGAGCACGGCTTCTACGGTGTCGAACAGGACATGGTCGCGTCCGCGGACGAACGCGATCCGTGGACCGGCCGTCCCGTGGTCTCGCTGTACGGCGGTGAGGCCGGCAGCCTCCAGCCGCGGCCGGGCGTCTTCGAAGGCTGCGACCTGGTCGTGATCGACCTTCAGGACGTGGGCGCGCGCTACTACACGTTCGCGGCCACCGCGGTGTGGGCGGCTGAGGCGGCGCTCCTGGCCGGCTGCGAGGTGTGGATCCTCGATCGCCCCAATCCGCTCGGCGGCCTGGAAGTGGAGGGCAACCTCCTGGATCTCGACTTCACCTCCTTTGTCGGCGCCTTCCGGATGCCGCAACGGCACGGTCTCACGCTGGCGGAGCTCCTCCTGCTGGAGGGCCGCCGGCGAGGTTGGAACAGCGGCTCGCTGACGGTGTTCAAGGTCGAGGGCTGGCGCCGGCGGCAGGCGTGGCGGGACGTCGGCTGGCCCTGGACAGCACCTTCGCCCAACATGCCGACGCCGGAGACGGCGCATCTCTACCCGGGCCTGTGCCTGTTCGAGGCGACCACGATCTCGGAGGGGCGGGGAACCACGAGGCCGTTCCAGCTCCTGGGCGTCCCCGGCGCCGCCGCACCCGCGCTCGCCGGCCGATGCGGGGAGCGCCTGGCGGCCGCCGGGCTCGCCGGGGTCTCCGTGGTGCCGGCGATGTTCAGACCTCAGTTCCAGAAGCACGCCGGCTCCGTCTGCGCCGGAGTCGAGCTGCGGCTCGAGGACGCGGGCCTGCTGCGGCCGGTGCGGCTGGGCTTCGAGTTGCTGCTGGCCTTTCGCGACGTTCTCGGGACCGACTTCGGTTGGCGGCGCGAGCCCTACGAGTTCGTCGCCGACACGCCGGCGGTCGATCTCCTGGCGGGCACGGATCGCTTCCGGACCGGTCTCGACGACGGAGATGAGATCGAAGGTTGGTATGCCTCCTGGGAGGAGGATCAACGAGAGTTCCGGGCCGAGTGCGATTCGGTCTTGCTGTACTCCTGA
- the serA gene encoding phosphoglycerate dehydrogenase, with amino-acid sequence MQRVLIADSLAPAGVEVLRESADVDELRDADRPRLADLIADYDAVIVRSGTQITREVLEGGDRLKVVGRAGVGVDNIDIAAATQRGVLVINAPTANSLSATEHTFALLLALARRIPSADASLKAERWERKNHVGSELQGKTLGVIGFGQIGQRVATRARAFEMETLAYDPFLQAEVARRLDVEPAALDDLLARSDFITFHTPLTDQTRNMLDESRIALMKDGAAVINVGRGGVVDAEALLAALESGKLSGAGLDVFPEEPPTDYRLAAHPKVVATPHIGAQTTEAQERIATETARMVLAALGGSLAVSAVNLPFRSSGSRGEPFLRLGEQLGRLSALALGGSLRRVQVDLWGIDSELRKSVAVAALKGALIPSCGEGVNYVNAERMAADRRVELVQATHSDRAAYAHLVRVRAVGAEPAAGAWTADGVAEVSGTTYRHGEIHGDLRVVSFGGFRMEFKPRGLLLVVRNRDVPGFVGRLGTLLGDDGINIADIHLAREPGGHALAVLRLDQPPDDDCLTALLALDESISVDLFDLS; translated from the coding sequence ATGCAGCGGGTTCTGATTGCCGATTCGCTGGCGCCGGCGGGCGTCGAAGTTCTGCGCGAGAGCGCCGACGTCGACGAGCTGCGGGACGCGGACAGGCCGCGCCTGGCCGACTTGATCGCGGACTACGACGCCGTCATCGTGCGTAGCGGAACGCAGATCACGCGCGAGGTGCTGGAGGGCGGCGATCGACTCAAGGTCGTGGGCCGCGCCGGGGTCGGCGTCGACAACATCGACATCGCCGCCGCGACGCAGCGTGGCGTGCTGGTCATCAACGCGCCGACGGCGAACTCGCTCTCGGCTACCGAGCACACCTTCGCCCTGCTGCTGGCGCTGGCGCGACGGATTCCCTCCGCCGACGCGTCGCTGAAGGCGGAGCGCTGGGAGCGCAAGAACCACGTTGGCAGCGAGTTGCAGGGCAAGACGCTGGGCGTGATCGGCTTCGGTCAGATCGGCCAGCGGGTGGCGACCCGTGCCCGGGCCTTCGAGATGGAAACGCTCGCCTACGACCCCTTTCTGCAGGCGGAGGTCGCGCGCCGTCTCGATGTCGAGCCGGCGGCACTGGACGACCTGCTGGCACGGTCCGATTTCATCACCTTCCACACCCCGCTCACCGACCAGACCAGGAACATGCTCGACGAGTCGCGGATTGCCCTGATGAAGGACGGCGCGGCGGTCATCAATGTGGGCCGCGGCGGTGTGGTCGACGCCGAGGCCCTGCTCGCCGCGCTCGAGTCCGGCAAGCTCTCGGGGGCGGGCCTGGACGTCTTCCCGGAGGAGCCGCCGACGGACTACCGGCTCGCCGCTCACCCGAAGGTGGTGGCCACGCCGCACATCGGCGCCCAGACCACCGAGGCGCAGGAGCGCATCGCCACGGAGACCGCCCGCATGGTGCTTGCCGCGCTCGGCGGCTCGCTCGCGGTGTCGGCGGTGAACCTGCCGTTCCGTTCCTCGGGTTCTCGAGGAGAACCCTTCCTTCGGTTGGGCGAACAACTCGGCCGGCTGTCCGCGCTCGCCCTCGGCGGCAGCCTGCGGCGGGTTCAGGTCGATCTCTGGGGCATCGACAGCGAACTGCGGAAGTCGGTTGCCGTCGCGGCGCTCAAGGGCGCCCTGATCCCGTCCTGCGGCGAGGGAGTGAACTACGTCAACGCCGAGCGGATGGCCGCCGACCGCCGGGTCGAACTCGTGCAGGCCACCCACAGCGACCGGGCCGCCTACGCTCACCTGGTGCGGGTGCGGGCAGTCGGCGCTGAACCCGCAGCCGGAGCGTGGACGGCCGACGGCGTGGCCGAGGTGTCCGGCACGACCTATCGCCACGGAGAGATCCACGGCGACCTGCGGGTCGTCTCCTTCGGCGGGTTCAGGATGGAGTTCAAGCCGCGGGGCCTGCTGCTCGTCGTCCGCAACCGGGACGTACCCGGCTTCGTCGGTCGCCTTGGCACGCTTCTCGGCGACGACGGGATCAACATCGCCGACATCCACCTGGCCCGCGAGCCCGGGGGGCACGCCCTGGCCGTTCTGCGGCTCGATCAGCCGCCGGACGACGACTGCCTGACGGCGCTCCTGGCCCTGGACGAGTCGATCTCGGTCGACCTCTTCGACCTCTCCTGA
- a CDS encoding SPOR domain-containing protein, with product MRLPPKKRRLPISYPARGGREARADRNRGSGFTIQAGAFRERSSAVALAQRLRRELDLDNVKVTRGRGVHRVQIERKRRQAADDVLQRLRDAGIAAFLMG from the coding sequence GTGCGGCTCCCGCCGAAGAAGCGGCGACTGCCGATCTCCTACCCGGCTCGCGGCGGGCGCGAAGCCAGGGCGGACCGGAACCGCGGCAGCGGCTTCACCATTCAGGCCGGCGCCTTCCGGGAGCGCAGCAGCGCCGTGGCGCTGGCCCAGCGCCTCCGCCGCGAACTGGACCTCGACAACGTAAAGGTTACGAGAGGGCGAGGAGTGCACCGCGTCCAGATCGAGCGCAAACGCAGGCAAGCGGCCGACGACGTGCTCCAACGCCTGAGGGACGCCGGCATTGCGGCGTTTCTCATGGGCTGA
- the purB gene encoding adenylosuccinate lyase — MAEAREAPQNPLHERYASAEMARLFSARHRFRTWRRLWICLAENQAALGLPISEGQLDSLRQHADDLDLERVARLERETRHDVVAHLRHFAEVSGDAGSILHLGATSAFITDNTDVLIVREALDLVAGRLAATVAELAGFARRERGTTALAYTHFQSAQLTTLGKRACLWLQDFLTDLEEVADRRDRLRCRGAKGTTGTQASFLTLFAGDHGKVRELDARVASALGFEASWRITGQTYPRKQDSQVLHTLSGTAESCHKFGSDLRLLQGVGELSEPFDENQVGSSAMAYKRNPVRAERMCSLSRRVMSDSLHGALNAGTQWLERSLDDSANRRLVLTDCFLTVDAVLLLAANIAQGLRVNEAATAARVRRELPFMATETFLMEASLRGGDRQELHERIRRHSLEAYARVSAGEPNPLIDLIAGDPAFALGQDELESLVDADSFTGRSAQQVDDFLTEAVEPALAQHRAAAVEAPRV; from the coding sequence ATGGCCGAAGCCCGGGAAGCGCCGCAGAACCCTCTTCACGAGCGCTACGCGAGCGCCGAGATGGCGCGGCTGTTTTCGGCCCGACACAGGTTCCGGACCTGGCGACGGCTCTGGATCTGCCTGGCCGAGAACCAGGCGGCCCTAGGGCTGCCGATCAGCGAAGGGCAACTCGACTCGCTGCGCCAGCACGCGGACGACCTGGACCTTGAACGGGTCGCAAGACTCGAGCGGGAAACGCGCCACGACGTGGTGGCCCATCTCCGGCACTTCGCCGAGGTCAGCGGCGACGCCGGCAGCATTCTGCACCTGGGCGCGACGTCGGCGTTCATCACGGACAACACGGACGTGCTGATCGTTCGCGAAGCGCTCGACCTGGTCGCGGGCAGGCTGGCCGCCACGGTCGCCGAACTGGCCGGCTTCGCCCGGCGGGAGCGCGGCACGACTGCGCTCGCCTACACCCACTTCCAGTCGGCCCAGTTGACGACACTGGGCAAGCGCGCCTGCCTCTGGCTCCAGGACTTCCTGACCGACCTCGAGGAAGTGGCGGACCGCCGCGACCGGCTGCGCTGCCGGGGCGCCAAGGGCACGACGGGCACGCAGGCCTCGTTCCTGACCCTGTTCGCCGGCGACCACGGCAAGGTCCGCGAACTCGACGCCCGGGTGGCCTCGGCGCTGGGCTTCGAGGCGAGCTGGCGGATCACCGGCCAGACCTACCCGCGCAAGCAGGACAGCCAGGTGCTGCACACGCTGTCCGGCACCGCGGAGAGCTGCCACAAGTTCGGCAGCGACCTGCGGTTGCTGCAGGGCGTCGGCGAGCTGTCCGAGCCCTTCGACGAGAACCAGGTCGGTTCCTCGGCGATGGCGTACAAGCGCAACCCGGTGCGGGCGGAACGCATGTGCTCGCTGTCGCGGCGGGTCATGAGCGACTCGCTGCACGGGGCGCTGAACGCCGGTACCCAGTGGCTGGAGCGCAGCCTCGACGACTCGGCGAACCGCCGCCTGGTGCTGACCGACTGCTTCCTGACCGTCGATGCCGTGCTGCTCCTGGCCGCGAACATCGCGCAGGGGCTGCGGGTCAACGAGGCGGCAACCGCAGCTCGGGTGAGGCGGGAGCTCCCCTTCATGGCCACCGAGACCTTCCTGATGGAGGCGTCGCTGCGCGGCGGCGACCGCCAGGAACTTCACGAGCGCATCCGCCGGCACAGTCTCGAGGCCTATGCGCGGGTTTCCGCGGGCGAGCCGAACCCGCTGATCGACCTGATCGCGGGCGACCCGGCCTTCGCGCTCGGACAGGACGAACTCGAGTCACTGGTCGACGCGGATTCCTTTACCGGCCGCTCCGCGCAGCAGGTGGACGACTTTCTGACCGAGGCCGTCGAACCGGCGTTGGCGCAGCACCGGGCCGCGGCGGTCGAGGCGCCGAGGGTGTAG
- the argF gene encoding ornithine carbamoyltransferase, whose product MPEHLISIADLKEGQIESILELALELQARPEAHGSTLHGKSIGLYFEKSSTRTRVSFEVGMGQLGGQAIFLTTRDLQIGRGETIADTARVLSRYVDLLMLRTFEHRTVVEMARHATVPVINGLTDELHPCQALADLMTVHQEFGELRGRRIAYIGDGNNVAHSLMIACARAGVDFSLASPPGYKVADRYLELARSLAAGTGAGIETGSDPQAAAAGADAVYSDVWTSMGQEKERKQRLAAFEGYTVDDDLMARAKGDAIYLHCLPCHRGEEVTASVVDGPQSRVFDQAENRMHTQKAVMLRFLDHA is encoded by the coding sequence ATGCCTGAACACCTGATCTCGATCGCCGACCTCAAGGAAGGCCAGATCGAGTCGATCCTGGAACTCGCCCTGGAACTCCAGGCCAGACCCGAGGCGCACGGAAGCACGCTCCACGGCAAGTCGATCGGCCTCTACTTCGAGAAGTCGTCCACGCGCACCCGGGTCAGCTTCGAGGTCGGCATGGGGCAACTCGGTGGTCAGGCGATCTTCCTCACAACCCGCGACCTGCAGATCGGCCGCGGGGAGACGATCGCCGACACCGCCCGCGTCCTGTCACGCTACGTGGACCTCCTCATGCTGCGCACCTTCGAGCACCGCACCGTCGTCGAGATGGCCAGACACGCAACCGTGCCCGTGATCAACGGGCTGACCGATGAACTGCACCCCTGCCAGGCACTCGCCGACCTGATGACCGTCCACCAGGAGTTCGGCGAACTGCGCGGCCGCCGGATCGCCTACATCGGCGACGGCAACAACGTCGCCCATTCGCTGATGATCGCCTGCGCCCGCGCGGGGGTCGACTTCTCGCTCGCCTCACCGCCGGGCTACAAAGTGGCCGACCGTTACCTCGAACTCGCACGCAGCCTCGCCGCCGGCACGGGTGCCGGAATCGAGACCGGAAGCGACCCGCAGGCGGCCGCCGCCGGCGCGGACGCCGTCTACAGCGACGTCTGGACCTCGATGGGCCAGGAGAAGGAACGCAAGCAACGTCTCGCCGCCTTCGAGGGCTACACCGTCGACGACGACCTGATGGCGAGAGCGAAAGGCGACGCGATCTACCTCCACTGCCTGCCCTGCCATCGTGGAGAAGAAGTCACCGCCTCGGTCGTCGACGGTCCCCAGAGCCGAGTCTTCGACCAGGCCGAGAACCGGATGCATACCCAGAAGGCCGTCATGCTCCGCTTTCTCGATCACGCCTAG
- a CDS encoding non-canonical purine NTP pyrophosphatase, translating to MSGGDASQQPWVLVTGNANKRREAERIVGHRLETAAIDLPEIQSGDLIEVLRFKAEEAWKRIGRPVVVEETGLELSCMNGFPGPLVKWMLEAVGDEGIARVAIRAGDPHVVARCAIMLRDGGGQMIAQGETAGRLVLPPRGEHGFGWDPVFEPDGLEETYAELGDDVKDRLGHRGRAWRRFLRGLQPAA from the coding sequence GTGAGCGGCGGGGATGCCAGCCAGCAACCCTGGGTGCTGGTGACCGGCAACGCGAACAAGCGACGCGAGGCGGAGCGGATCGTCGGCCACCGGCTGGAGACGGCGGCGATCGACCTGCCCGAGATTCAATCGGGAGATCTGATCGAGGTGCTGCGGTTCAAGGCCGAGGAGGCCTGGAAGCGGATCGGGAGGCCGGTCGTGGTCGAGGAGACGGGGCTGGAGCTCTCCTGCATGAACGGCTTCCCGGGACCCCTGGTCAAGTGGATGCTCGAGGCGGTAGGTGACGAGGGCATCGCCAGGGTGGCGATCCGGGCCGGGGATCCGCACGTCGTCGCGCGCTGCGCGATCATGTTGCGTGACGGTGGCGGCCAGATGATCGCCCAGGGAGAAACCGCGGGCAGGCTGGTGCTGCCTCCGCGTGGCGAGCATGGTTTCGGCTGGGATCCGGTCTTCGAGCCGGATGGTCTGGAAGAGACCTACGCTGAACTGGGCGACGACGTGAAGGACCGGCTCGGGCACCGAGGCCGCGCCTGGCGCCGGTTCCTGCGGGGGCTTCAACCGGCAGCCTGA
- the coaE gene encoding dephospho-CoA kinase (Dephospho-CoA kinase (CoaE) performs the final step in coenzyme A biosynthesis.), whose translation MAPLQVGLTGGIAGGKSTVGAMLAELGCVVTDADALVADLYRPGQPGAWAVADLFGPEMLKADGSVDKEALGPAVFADPASRRRLEQAIHPLVGQRYVEILESAGEGAVVVFEVPLLAETGGRGRYDAVITVEAPADLRLDRAVERGLDRDQAAARMEAQARSEDRRAAADFVIENTGSLAELRVQVRRVLAALRKRTGAQAAG comes from the coding sequence ATGGCGCCTCTACAAGTGGGTCTCACCGGTGGCATCGCCGGCGGCAAGTCGACCGTCGGCGCGATGCTGGCCGAGTTGGGCTGCGTCGTCACGGACGCGGACGCCCTGGTCGCCGACCTGTACCGCCCGGGTCAGCCCGGTGCCTGGGCGGTCGCGGATCTGTTCGGCCCGGAGATGCTGAAAGCGGACGGATCGGTCGACAAGGAAGCGCTCGGACCCGCGGTCTTCGCCGATCCCGCCAGCCGCAGGCGCCTGGAACAGGCCATCCATCCCCTCGTGGGCCAGCGCTACGTGGAGATCCTCGAGTCGGCCGGCGAAGGTGCCGTCGTCGTCTTCGAAGTGCCGCTGCTGGCCGAGACCGGCGGTCGCGGACGGTACGACGCCGTGATCACCGTCGAGGCCCCGGCTGACCTTCGCCTCGACCGCGCCGTCGAACGCGGCCTCGACCGCGACCAGGCAGCGGCACGGATGGAGGCGCAGGCCCGGTCAGAGGACCGCCGCGCGGCCGCGGACTTCGTGATCGAGAACACGGGGAGCCTCGCGGAGCTTCGCGTCCAGGTCCGGAGAGTGCTGGCCGCTCTCCGCAAGCGGACCGGCGCTCAGGCTGCCGGTTGA
- the rplM gene encoding 50S ribosomal protein L13 → MTAITKARTPNRTYSPKAGEVERRWYVVDAAGVPLGRLATRLARVLTGKDKPTYARHVDVGDFAVVVNAEKAVLTGGKDDKKIYYRHSGQPGKLKAETAGRLRGRRPTRLVELAVRGMLPKNRLGRRQLRKLKVYAGAEHPHQAQQPETMTITAEGSAS, encoded by the coding sequence ATGACAGCAATCACCAAGGCGAGGACGCCCAACCGCACCTACAGCCCCAAGGCGGGGGAGGTGGAGCGCCGTTGGTACGTGGTCGACGCGGCGGGCGTTCCTTTGGGCCGTCTGGCGACGCGTCTGGCGCGCGTCCTCACCGGCAAGGACAAGCCGACTTACGCCCGCCATGTCGACGTAGGCGACTTCGCCGTGGTCGTGAACGCCGAGAAGGCGGTCCTGACGGGCGGCAAGGACGACAAGAAGATCTACTACCGGCACAGCGGGCAGCCGGGAAAGCTCAAGGCGGAGACGGCCGGACGCCTGCGTGGCCGCCGGCCGACCCGGTTGGTCGAGTTGGCGGTCAGGGGCATGCTTCCCAAGAACCGTCTCGGCCGTCGCCAGTTGCGGAAACTCAAGGTCTACGCCGGCGCCGAGCATCCGCATCAGGCGCAGCAGCCGGAAACGATGACGATCACTGCAGAAGGGAGCGCGAGTTGA
- the rpsI gene encoding 30S ribosomal protein S9: MTETSYGTGRRKTATARVFLREGTGEMTVNGVGMDDYFGSEVLKMIIRQPLQVVEKEGQLDMSATVRGGGSSGQAGAIRHGLSRALVEFEPTFRESLKTAGFMTRDPRRKERKKYGQKGARARFQFSKR; the protein is encoded by the coding sequence TTGACGGAGACGAGCTACGGAACAGGCCGTCGAAAGACGGCCACCGCGCGGGTGTTCCTGCGCGAAGGCACCGGCGAGATGACCGTCAACGGCGTGGGGATGGACGACTACTTCGGCAGCGAGGTGCTGAAGATGATCATCCGCCAGCCGCTGCAGGTCGTTGAGAAGGAAGGCCAGCTCGACATGTCGGCCACCGTCCGCGGAGGCGGAAGCTCCGGTCAGGCCGGCGCGATCCGTCACGGTCTGTCGCGGGCGCTGGTGGAGTTTGAACCGACGTTCCGCGAATCGCTCAAGACGGCCGGGTTCATGACCCGCGACCCGCGGCGCAAGGAACGCAAGAAGTACGGCCAGAAGGGTGCGCGTGCGCGCTTCCAGTTCAGCAAGCGATAG